The Lysinibacillus irui sequence TACTATTTGGCCCAACAGTATTATAAAATATTTGGTCAATATACCAAAAATTATTACTACCTTCACTTTGAGCATTAGCATGGTTGGTAATTAAAATCGAATCTAGAGATGTATTTGGATCAGGATAATCCACACCAACTGATTTATCAGCTGCTATAAAATCTGCTTTCTTATCCCATTTTCCACGTTCTCCATCTTGAAGGTGCTTACTGTTGTCCGCAATATGTTGCTTCAAAGCATTATCATCAAAACTTGGCAAAATGTTACTATCAGCCCACGGACAAATATCATTTGTTCCACGTTCATCTACAACAGCTTCAGCTGAAATAAATGTCTGTCCCCCTACTACAAGAACTTGAGCTAAACTAATCTCGTAAAAATTTGCTGTTTGGGTTAATGGTGGTGCAACAGGATTTGCAGACGCTACACCCTTTTTAATAAATGCTTTGACATATCTTGCCTCTGTACTTAAATCCATTCTAATAACTATTCTGTCGATACGACTATTTCCAAGTGACTCCGTATCATGTAGCAATTCTTTTAAACTATCATTTTCATAATAGCGCCCTAATATAAATGCAACCCCTGTGTCAATGGTTGTCATCATATTAGATCCATTTGCTGTAACGTTTAATTGATTGCCGGCTGCTTTTAGAATGCCAGTATTTATTAACGTTTTAAAATAATCAGTAAACTCTTGAGCACTATATTCTCTATCATATGTTCCATCTTCTCTTTGTACTGGATCAAAAAATTTATATTTTTCTGCCATTTCATCACATCCTTATACACTTAAATATCTTTTTTTATACTTTACGTATACCTCAGGATTTCCACTATCAGTAATAAATGCAACCCTATTTTCACCTACCTCTAAGTGAAAGAAGGTTGACTGTAAATCAATGTAGTGGAATGCATTTTCTTTAACACCATTAGGATTCTCTATCTCGACTTTTTTATTGCCAAATGATGTATCAAGAATAAGTTTGTAGCCTATAGGTATTTCTCGATTTACACGAATAAATTCCCCAGTTGTTATATTGGTAATTTGGGGATTTACAACAGGTCCTCTGAACTCTACTACGATTGGTGTTGGTACATCACCATTATTAATTAGCACTTTCGAGTCACCTCGTGTTGCAAAACGTACAGGGAAATAAAAAGGAAATCTAAAATTACTAACAAAGTCTACTAACTTATAACTTTCAGTAGAAAATGCCTGCCAAAAAGGTGAAGGACAAAGAAAATTAATAATAGTTCGTTGAAATCTTATGCCATTGTTCTCTCTTCCCACACCAAAAACTGGTACATTTTCAACAACTGCTTGAATTTCTCGTTTTGTATTTCCTTTAATGTAAGTGAGCTTTCCAAGCCCAAATTTAGGATTGCATATAGTAACAAGCAGCTGCCGCTGTTCTAACATTGATAAGGTGTTT is a genomic window containing:
- a CDS encoding pyocin knob domain-containing protein codes for the protein MAEKYKFFDPVQREDGTYDREYSAQEFTDYFKTLINTGILKAAGNQLNVTANGSNMMTTIDTGVAFILGRYYENDSLKELLHDTESLGNSRIDRIVIRMDLSTEARYVKAFIKKGVASANPVAPPLTQTANFYEISLAQVLVVGGQTFISAEAVVDERGTNDICPWADSNILPSFDDNALKQHIADNSKHLQDGERGKWDKKADFIAADKSVGVDYPDPNTSLDSILITNHANAQSEGSNNFWYIDQIFYNTVGPNSSRSQFARSYLGDKADMKIRHFYNGQWSPWGPSLQGLKQSVSNGKALVASAITDMGVATSPTAEFATIAKNVRAIQTFKYREQYFLFEVGTAARHQLEFLFDAGFTIKHANIICHDFSYDNNSKRTGTSISLTAGESSFRQAGGATSNGIIMANVSKYFHTDGTYQTVIDGNYVRVRLTYHSSTTISAQTLVITVQAWG
- a CDS encoding phage tail family protein, translated to MIEEVIFTNARGQSIKFSNQKPFLLQSVEGKADISADIQTQSAPFQDGSTYIDSYLQQRSIALNVAVLAENTLSMLEQRQLLVTICNPKFGLGKLTYIKGNTKREIQAVVENVPVFGVGRENNGIRFQRTIINFLCPSPFWQAFSTESYKLVDFVSNFRFPFYFPVRFATRGDSKVLINNGDVPTPIVVEFRGPVVNPQITNITTGEFIRVNREIPIGYKLILDTSFGNKKVEIENPNGVKENAFHYIDLQSTFFHLEVGENRVAFITDSGNPEVYVKYKKRYLSV